Genomic segment of Bacteroidota bacterium:
CTAAACCGTTCGGTATCTTCTTCGATCTTCTTAATTGTTTTATGCAGCACTTTTAATTCTGCGTCTGTTGCTTTTTCTTCGTCCCATATTTTTCCTTTCAGTTCATCAAAAAATAAACGCCAGAGTTTTTTCAGGAAACGATGAACACCTTCAATCCCTTTTGTATCCCATGGTTTGCTCATCTCTACCGGCCCGAGGAACATTTCATACATGCGGAAAGTATCAGCGCCGTATTTAGCGACAACATCGTCAGGATTAACTACATTAAAATAGCGTTTACTCATTTTCTCTACTACTCCAGCACAAATAAATCTTCCGTCATCTTCAAAAACAAACTCAGCATCTTCATACTGTTTTCTATATTCTCTAAATCGTTCCACATCCAATTCATCACCCTCAAAAAAATCAACAGGGACATGAATATCCGAGCTGTAAGTAATATGTGTGATAGGCTTGTTTTCTGGTATTGTTACATCGCTAAAAAGTTTTGAAATCCATAACTGGATAATTTTTTCGCTATTTAAGCCCTTAAGTTCATCAAAGAAGTTTAGTTTATTTTTTGAAACAAACCGAGTGGAAACAATCTCACCTTCTGTCTCTCTCTCGCTTTTGTGAATTAATTGAACTCTATCAATAATTCTACTAACTCCCTGTATCATCCCCTGATTCACCAATCTTTTATACGGTTCATCATGCCCGATCAATCCAATATCAAATAAGAATTTCGTCCACATGCGACTGTACAATAAATGCCCAACTGCATGTTCTGTTCCGCCAATGTACAGATCAACTTGTCCCCAGTAATCACTTGCTTTGCGGCTGCAAAATGCTGAATCATTCTCCGGATCCATGTAGCGTAAAAAATACCATGATGAACCAGCATAACCCGGCATCGTATTTACTTCACGTATTCCGCCTTTATATTTTTTCCATTCCGTTAAGTTAGATAACGGCCCTTCAGCATCCGGTCCGGGTTTCAGTTCATCCATATGCGGTAACTCAACCGGCAACTCAGACTCATCGAGTGCATAAGCAGTTTCACCTTTCCAAATAATCGGGAATGGCTCGCCCCAATAACGCTGGCGGCTAAATGCTGCATCACGCATTTTATAATTTACTTTTCTTATGCCAATGCCCATCTCTTCGATCTTCTTTATCACCACTTCAATCGCATCACGCATCACCATACCATTGATGAAATCACTGTTCTCTAATATTGCATCTTTCGTTGGATTAGCTTCTTCACCATTATAATATGATCCGATAATGTTGGTGATGGGAATATTAAAATGTTGCGCAAACTTGTGATCTCTTTCATCACCACAAGGCACACCCATGATAGCACCAGTACCATAACCCGCTAATACATATTCACTGATCCAGATCGGAATTTCTCTTCCGTTGAAAGGATTCTTAGCATAAGAGCCAGTAAACACACCGGTGATCTTTTTCTCTGCCATTCGTTCTCTTTCACTACGGCTTTTTACATAAGCGAGGTATTCATCTACAGCCGAAGTTTGTTCAGCCGATTTTATTTCATTCACCATTTCCAGTTCAGGAGCTATCACCATAAAGTCAACGCCGAAGATCGTATCAGGACGAGTAGTGTAAACTCTTAAGGTTTTCACGTTTGCCTTTTCACTTTTCACATCGAAGTCAATCTCTGCTCCTGAGGATTTACCGATCCAGTTCGATTGCATTTCCTTCATGCTATCACTGAAATCAACTGTATTCAATCCTTCCAGCAAACGATCAGCATATTCAGTGATGCGCAAATACCATTGGCGTAATTTCTTTTTCACAACAGGATGTCCGCCACGTTCACTTACACCATTTACTACTTCATCATTTGCCAGTACAGTTCCCAATGCTTCACACCAGTTCACTTCGCCATAACCACAAAATGAAAGACGATAACCCATCAATATGGCCATCTTTCTTGCTTCATCAAAAGCTTTCCATTCAGCAGCAGTGAAAACGTGAGACGTGAGACGTGAGACGTGAGAGGAAGAGCCTTCTTTTTCAAATGCAGCAACTAAATTGCTTATAGGTTCTGCCTTATTCGTTTTTTGATTAAAAAACGAATTGAACAATTGCAGAAATATCCATTGTGTCCATTTATAATATTTGGGATCGCTGGTTTCTACCTGCCTGTCCCAATCAAAACTGAAACCGATATTATCCAATTGATTTCTGAAGTTCCTGATGTTATTATCTGTCGAAACTTTTGGATGAATACCATGTTCGATCGCATATTGTTCCGCCGGCAAACCAAATGCGTCATAACCCATCGGGTGCAATACATTAAAACCTTTTAGTCGCTTGAACCGTGCATAAATATCCGATGCGATATAACCCAGCGGATGCCCCACATGCAAACCTGCACCACTCGGATACGGAAACATATCCAGCACATAATACTTCGGCTTATTGCTGTCATTCGAAACCTTATATGCTTTTGTTTCGTTCCAATGCTGTTGCCATTTCTTTTCTATATCTCTGAATCTATATTCCATTCTTGGTTATAAGTTGTACGTATTAAGTTATAAGTTTTTTGAGACCGGCTGCATTACTGCTATTAAGCTTCCGTTGCGTCGCACACTTGTACATCCTGTAATTCTGCTCAGCATAATTGATGATAAGAATTAATGCAGTTAAACACTTCCTTTCTCAGATTCCGCATCACAACATCGTTGAGCAGACCTGCCTGCCGGCAGGCAGGGATGTGAAAGAAGACTTAAAAACAATTATCTGTCACACATCAAATGCCATCTGCAATAATTTCCGGCTGAATCAATCGTTAGAATGCTGGCAAAAATACAGATTGTACTGCTTTATCCGTTATTTTTGCGACAGTTATAACCTAAAATCAATATCAAATGGCACAACCGGGCAAAGGCTCTATCAAACGCGGAAAACCATCCTACTTCATGTCCATCCTCGGCGTCAGTCTTGTATTATTTGTACTCGGATTGATCGGCTGGCTCATCATCAGTGCCAATAAATTGGGTGGCGAATTCAAAGAAAATGTGGAAGTAAAGGCCTACCTGCGTGGCGATCTGAAACCCAACGACAGCATTGCACTGATGAATTATATTTCTTCCCAGCCTTACGTAAAATCTATAGAATTTGTAACCAAAGAACAGGCTCATAAGATCTACCTCGGCGATGGCAACGATGATTTTGGTAAAGTACTTGACTTTAACCCGCTGCCGAATGCTATTTATTTTAAAATGAAACAGGAGTACCTGCATCCCGATACATTGAAAAACATCAAAACAACACTGGAGCAGCAGACCTATATCTCAGAAGTGGAATACCAGCAGGCACTGATTGAAAAACTGAACAACAATATTAAAAAGATAAGCCTCATATTATTAATAATAGCAGCAATACTGGCTATTGTGGTTATCGTACTTATTGATAATACTATTCGTTTAGCCATGTTTAGTAACCGCTTCCTTATCAAAACCATGCAGATGGTTGGCGCCACCCGTATGTTTATTGCCAAGCCAATGACAACAAAGGCCATCATGAACGGATTGATCAGCGGCGTATTGGCCACGGGTGCCGTATTAGTCGCCATTTTTTTAGCAGAAAGATTGGTACCTGAAATGAAAGCTGTACATGATAATAAAATGCTGGTCATTCTCTTCGCTATGCTGATATTACTGGGTATCGCTATTACATTGGTAAGTACCTACCGCAGCGTAAATAAGTACATTAAGATGAAGCTGGATGATCTGTACTAGTGAATTGTCAATAGTGAATGGTGAATATAGTTCTCGATTTGACATTCACAATTGACCATTGCCCATTCACTAAAATTGCTATATTGCACCCCTTAATTGAGCATTTATGAGTGAGCAAAAAACGACTCCTTCTATTTTTTCCAAACAAAATTATATCTGGATGCTGGCCGGGCTTGCATTGATCGCAATCGGTATGTTCCTGATGGCCGGCGGCAAAAGTGAAAATCCTGCTGTGTTTGATACAAAAGAAGTGTATAGCACAACCCGCATAACTATTGCCCCCTTGCTTATATTGGCCGGGTTGGTAGTGGAAGTATTTGCTATTTTCAGAAAACCAAAATCTTAATGTGCAAATTTCCGACCTGCCTGCCGGCAGGCAGGTGTGCAAATTTGCGGATTCTATTAATGCAATCCGGGCTTTCATTTGCACATCCGCACATTCACTAATTCGCACATTCGCATCATGAACATCATTGAAGCAATCATCATCGCCGTTGTAGAAGGTCTTACCGAGTTTCTCCCCATTTCTTCTACGGGGCATATGATCATTACCGAGCATATGCTGGGCCTTGGATTAACTGATGCAGATAAAAATTTCGTTAAACTCTTTACGGTATCAATTCAGTTGGGAGCTATTCTCGCAGTGGTTGTCTTATACTGGCGCAAGTTTTTTGAGTTTCGCCGCTGGCAATTTTATGCAAAACTGGTTGTAGGTGTAATACCGGCATTGATACTCGGTTATTTGTTTGCTGATAAAATAGATGAACTGTTATTTAATCCAACCGTTGTTGCTATCGCAATGCTGGCAGGTGGTTTTGTGCTGTTGATTATTGATAATGTTTTCAAAAAACATCCGATCGAATCAGACGACCAGATGAGTTTTTTGAATTCGTTTATTATTGGTTGCTGGCAGGTGCTGTCGATGATACCCGGTGTAAGTCGCAGTGCCGCATCGATCATCGGTGGTATGCAGCAAAAGCTTACAAGAAATCTTGCTGCCGAGTTTTCATTCTTCCTGGCTGTACCAACTATGTTTGCTGCTACCGCTTATTCCTTGTTTGTAAAAAACTGGAACCATAATGGCGTAATGCAAAAAGGGATCAAGATCATTACCGAAAATTCGCAGAACACTACTTCATTCATCGTTGGTAATATTGTTGCTTTTATTGTGGCGTTATTGGCCATCCGTTTCTTTATTAATTTTTTAAAGATCTACGGATTCAAGCTGTTCGGTATTTACCGCATCATTGCCGGCATCATTTTGCTTATCCTGATTTTTACCGGAATTATTTAAGGCTTGAATGTTTTTGGTATATTGGTTCTCAATTCACTTAAACCAAGCACATGCAGACTGCATCTAAAAAAGTTGTGAACGGCTGGGCTATGTACGATTGGGCCAACAGTGTTTACAGTCTTGTTATTACTTCCACCATTTTCCCTGCTTATTTCGAAGGCATTACAGGTGATGACAAAGAAGAAACAATTAATGATACAGTTGTTTTCTTTGGAAGGGAGTTTGTAAATACTTCTTTATATAATTACGCTTTGGCTATTGCATTTCTCGTTGTAGCGATCATGTCGCCATTACTTTCCTCTATTGCCGATTACCGGGGAAATAAAAAATCATTTCTTCGTTTTTTCATGACAATGGGAAGTATAGCATGCAGTGCATTGTTTTTCTTTGATGCATCTAACCTGGGTTTCGGTTTGATCTGTATGATCATTGCCTGTATCGGCTATTGGTCAAGCGTGGTTTTTTATAATTCATTCTTGCCGGAAATTGCGGCCCCTGCTGACCGTGACCGTATAAGTGCAAAAGGGTTTTCGTATGGTTATACCGGTAGTGTTATTCTCCAGGTCATTTGTTTTGTTTTTGTAATGAAAAACGACCTGTTTGGAATTACAAAAGGATTTGCTTCACAACTTTCGTTCCTGCTGGTTGGTATCTGGTGGTTTTCATTCGCCAGTTTTTCATTGAGACGTTTACCTAATTCAGAACCCGCCGGAGAAATGAACAATAAGAACATCCTTTCCAACGGCTATAAAGAATTACGAAAAGTATGGCACCAGCTTGCTTCTCTTCCGCTATTAAAAAGATACCTGGGGGCTTTTTTCTTTTTCAATATGGGAGTGCAGACAGTTATGCTTTCAGCTACACTTTATGGCAAAGGCGAACTGGCCATCCCAACAGCAAATCTTATTATATCCATTCTTATCATTCAACTGATCGCTATACCCGGAGCTTATCTTATTTCAAAATTATCCGCCCGGATCGGAAACCTGAAAGCACTGATGCTTTGTGTTTTTTTATGGATAGGAATTTGCATTGCAGCCTACTATATTCCCAAAGGCGGCATCTATCATTTTTATGTGTTGGCAGTTATCGTTGGCTTTGTAATGGGTGGCATACAATCCCTTAGCCGAAGCACTTATGCCAAACTGATGCCGGTAACAAAAGACACAGCTTCTTTTTTCAGTTTTTATGATGTATCAGAAAAAATTGCCATCGTAATAGGCATGTTCAGCTTTGGCTTTATTACAGAACTTACAGGCTCACAAAGAACATCAGTACTTGCATTGATGATATTTTTTATAATAGGTTTATTTTTGCTGCTGTACACAAAAGCGGCAGAAAATAAAATAGTAACTAATTAAATAAAATAGTAACTAATTAAATGAAACTTTATTCAATCAATACTGGTTATTTCAAATTGGATGGCGGTGCTATGTTTGGCGTAGTTCCGAAAACTATCTGGAATAAAATAAATCCTGCTGATGAAAATAATTTATGCAGCTGGGCATTGCGCTGTATGCTGATCGAAGATGCCGGCCGTTTGATCTTAGTTGATAATGGCAACGGAGATAAACAGGATGCAAAGTTTTTCAGCCATTATCATTTGCACGGAGATGATACGCTGGAAAAATCATTGGCAAAATATGGATTCAGCAAAAATGATATCACGGATGTTTTTCTTACGCATTTGCATTTTGATCATTGTGGCGGCTCGATCGTTCGTGAAGGGGACAAGTTAGTTCCTGCTTTTAAGAATGCAACTTACTGGAGTAATCTTGAGCATTGGAACTGGGCTGTGCATCCTAACGAAAGAGAGAAAGCCTCTTTTCTTAAAGAAAATATTTTACCAATTGAAGAATCGGGCAAATTGAAATTTATTCCTGTAGCTGAAATGGCAGATGCAAGATTAGGAGAAACAGAATTTACTGAGAATATATCGGTTCGTTTCGTTAACGGACATACAGAAGCAATGATGCTTCCCCAAATAAAATACAAGGATAAAACAGTTGTCTTTATGGCCGACTTGCTTCCTTCTGCAGGACATATACCGCTTCCTTATGTTATGGGTTATGATATGTTTCCAATGACAACACTGAATGAAAAGAAATCATTTTTGAAAGAAGCATTGGAAAATGATTATATCCTTTTCTTTGAACATGACCCGAAAAATGAATGCTGCAACCTGCAACAAACTGAAAGAGGAATTAAACCAAAAGATTTTTTTAAACTCGAAGAGATCTAATTCTGCAATTCTTTTTTCTTAAACAATCTTACCCCAGCAATCAACAAACTCCCCGCAATAGCAGGAAGTACCAGGTTTATAAACCAGATAGCGGCAATTGTCATCGTTACTCCCAAAGAATTGATGGTAAATAATTTCATCAGTCTCCATGTTATATCTCCCCTGATAGCCACATCAGCGATTGCAAAAGTCGGGATCACTGCAAGTATGAGAAATACAACGCTGAGCACAAATAAATTTTGCCACCAGTTTATCTCCACATTAAACAATCGGAAGAGCAGGTAGTATTGCAGGCAAAAAACAATAAACCGGGCAAAAGAAAGCAACAGCAGCTTAACAAGCAATTTGATTTCTGTATTCTCAAGATCTTTTACGAGATACAAATGTTTATCCAGCCACGGAATTTTTTCTGCCAGTTTGCTGAATATGGATAACCGGAAATACAAGAGCAGCATGACTGCCAGTACGATCATTGAACCATATAAAAATATTTTCAGCCAGAGACTGTTGTCATTCCCGGCAATTATTTCAGCGCTGCTGATCTTATTCATGAGCAATAACAATCCTATACAACCCATCAGAATAGTGATGATGAGCTGGCTCATACTGCAAACAATTGTCAATGCAATACTGCGTAACCGGTTGCCATCATCGAGAAACAATACACGGCCTGCATACTCTCCTACCCTGTTAGGCGTAGTAGCTGAGAATGAAACACCACTTAATATAGCTTTAAATGCTTTGAATAAACTTACCTGTTGAACTTTCCTGATGGCTAGTTTCCATTTCCATGTTTCAATCAGCCAGTTCAGTAACATGAGTAAAAAAACAAGAGCAATATAAATGACGACCTGTGTGAGAGGCGTTTGCCTGAGCTGATCCCAGGCTTTTGGGAGATCAGGTTGTTTACTTATTTGTTTATATAGAGAATAAGAAAGCCATATGAACAAAAGCGGCCCGAGTACATAATTGACAAGTATTTTGATTTTCTTATTCAACTTCATTATTCTTGTAAAAATACTCCCTGCCTGCAAAAGCAACGTAAAATAATTTTAGGTATTGACCCCGGTACACTGATCACCGGTTATGGCATTATTGAATGTACAGGTAACAGCATTTCATTAAGAGAAATGGATGTGCTGAAACAATCCGGCAAAAAAGATAATTATATCCGGCTGCAGCTGATCTATAAAAAAGTGGAGAACCTGATAAAAAAATATAACCCGGATGAGTTTGCCATTGAAGCTCCTTTCTTTGGCAAGAATGTACAAAGCATGCTGAAACTCGGACGGGCGCAGGGTGTTGCTATTGCCGCCGCTATCAGTGCAGGTTTGCCGGTAACTGAATACTCACCGAAAAAAATAAAACAATCCATCACGGGTAATGGTAATGCAGATAAAGATCAGGTTTGGAAAATGCTGCAGCGGTTGTTATCATTAAAAGAACAGCCGCAATACTATGATGCAACCGATGCATTGGCTGTGGCTGTTTGTCATCATTTTCAAAGTAGTAATGCTATCGGTAAAACTGCAAAAGGCCTCAAAGGTTGGGATGACTTTATAAAAAAGAACCCCGGCCGTATAAAATAGATGTATGAAAAAAATCATTCCCTTGCTTCTAGGTGCTTTCGTTTTTCAAAGCATCACTGCACAAAATGTACAACAAAAAATAAATCAGTTCACAAAAGAAAATGAGGTAAATCTCATTAATGAATACATTCTATTTGTCGGTATTCCTAATGTGACTAAAGATTCATCAAATATTCTACGCAATGCTGAATTCATAAAAGAAATGATGGAGAAGCGTGGAATAAAAACTGAGTTATTAGATGGCATTACTCCTAAAGTAAACCCTGCTGTATTTGGTGAAATAAAAGTGCCTGGTGCAAAAACCACATTGGCTTTCTATGCACACTATGACGGGCAACCTGTGAACCCTGATAAATGGACGGGCGGGTTAAAACCTTTTGACCCTGTATTTATTGATAAACCAATTGAGCAAGGTGGAAAAATTCTTAAGATACGGGATGCTGTTTCACCTGAATGGAGACTGACCGGTCGCGGAAGTGCTGATGATAAAGCCGGTGTAATGACAATAATAAGTGCTTATGATGCTTTAGTGAAAAGCGGAATTCCTTTAAAACATAATATCAAATTCTTTTTTGAAGGTGAAGAAGAATTGGGCTCCATACATCTTGATGAAATATTTAATAAGCATAAAGAAAAATTAGCAGCCGATCTCTGGATCATTGCTGATGGGCCGAGGCATGTATCGGGTAAAAAGATGATCGTATTTGGTGTGAGAGGTGACGTGAATATGAACCTTACTGTTTATGGGGCTAAACGTCCCTTGCATAGTGGCAACTATGGTAGCTGGGCGCCAAACCCCGCAAAATTGTTAGTGGATCTGCTGGCCAGTATGAAAGATGAAAAAGGGAATGTGCTGGTGAAAAATTATTATGATGATGTGGTACCGTTGTCTACCAGTGAGAAAGAAGCCATTTCAAAAATTCCTAATATTGAAGAAACACTAAAACTGGAATTGGAAATTGCGGAACCAGAAGGCGGTGGTAAATCTTTTATTGAATTGTTGCATTTGCCTACGATCAATATTAATGGTATACGCAGCGCTGATGTCGGAGACCTGGCTGCGAATATTATACCTGTAAAAGCAGAAGCAACATTAGACCTGCGACTTGTATTGGGTAATGAAGTAGATAAGCAAATCACTAAAGTCATAAAACATATCGAGTCTAAGGGATTTCATGTGATCGATCATGAACCTACTGATGAAGAAAGAATGAAATATGGCAAGCTTATAAAAATATCTCATAACCAAGGCTACCCTGCACAACGAACCTCATTTGATATTCCTATCGTCAAAGACCTTACTAAAGCAGTTCAGTCAACTGTAAACTACCCGGTGGTTTTGCTGCCTTCTGCAGGCGGCAGTTTGCCTTTATATCTTTTTGAAAAAACACTAAAGACAAAAGTTATATCAGTGCCGGTAGTGAATTATGATAATAACCAGCATGCAGAGAATGAGAATATGCTTGTTAAATATTTATGGGAAGGCATTGAAACAATGGCAGCGATTATGGTGATGGAGAAGAAATAGCAATTTCAACTACAATTAAAATTTACTTTCCGGTTAAACTTTCTCCTCTAACCTTTTAAATTTTCTATTTTTTACCACAGAGTAGCTCAGAGGTATGCACAGAGTTTCGCGGAGTTTATAAAACAACTCTTTTGATTCCGTGTTTTAGTGATTTGACATTAAAATTTAATAGCAAGCCGACTTTGCAACCGCTCAGCTTGAGATAGGTTAGTACCTGGGCGAGATGAATATCATTAAAAGACTCCACCACCTTAATCTCAACTACAACTTGTCGTTCAACAAGTAAATCAATTCTATAACCAGCATCTAGTTTTACCTCTTTATAAATCAAGGGCATTGCCACTTGCCGCTGTATAAACAGACCATCTTTTGTAGTCTGGTAATACAAACATTCCTCGTATGCACTTTCAAGCAAGCCTGGCCCCAAAACCGTATGGACCTCAAAGGCTGATTTTAATATTCTTTGTGTTATTTCATTTTCAGTCATAAACGAGCTTTACTCTGAGTAACTCTGTGAAAAAGCTCCGTGTTACTCTGTGGTTAAATTTTTTATTATCCTCTTCTGTACCTTTTCCAACTCTCAGCATTTTTTAACCACAGAGTCTCACGGAGTTTATAAAAACAACTCCTTTGCCTCCATATTATGCTGTGGTTAAATTCTTAATTATTCTTTCCTGCACCTTCTTCAAACTCTCATCCGAAGCTTTAAGTTTCGCTTGAGTAAAATTCAAATCATTTGAATCACTAATGGGAATTAAATGCATATGTGCATGAGGAACTTCCAAACCAATCACTGAAATGCCACAACGGTTGCAGTTGAATGATCTTTCAATAGCTTTTGCAATTGGCTGAGCAAATACCAGCATCTCTTTTAA
This window contains:
- a CDS encoding leucine--tRNA ligase encodes the protein MEYRFRDIEKKWQQHWNETKAYKVSNDSNKPKYYVLDMFPYPSGAGLHVGHPLGYIASDIYARFKRLKGFNVLHPMGYDAFGLPAEQYAIEHGIHPKVSTDNNIRNFRNQLDNIGFSFDWDRQVETSDPKYYKWTQWIFLQLFNSFFNQKTNKAEPISNLVAAFEKEGSSSHVSRLTSHVFTAAEWKAFDEARKMAILMGYRLSFCGYGEVNWCEALGTVLANDEVVNGVSERGGHPVVKKKLRQWYLRITEYADRLLEGLNTVDFSDSMKEMQSNWIGKSSGAEIDFDVKSEKANVKTLRVYTTRPDTIFGVDFMVIAPELEMVNEIKSAEQTSAVDEYLAYVKSRSERERMAEKKITGVFTGSYAKNPFNGREIPIWISEYVLAGYGTGAIMGVPCGDERDHKFAQHFNIPITNIIGSYYNGEEANPTKDAILENSDFINGMVMRDAIEVVIKKIEEMGIGIRKVNYKMRDAAFSRQRYWGEPFPIIWKGETAYALDESELPVELPHMDELKPGPDAEGPLSNLTEWKKYKGGIREVNTMPGYAGSSWYFLRYMDPENDSAFCSRKASDYWGQVDLYIGGTEHAVGHLLYSRMWTKFLFDIGLIGHDEPYKRLVNQGMIQGVSRIIDRVQLIHKSERETEGEIVSTRFVSKNKLNFFDELKGLNSEKIIQLWISKLFSDVTIPENKPITHITYSSDIHVPVDFFEGDELDVERFREYRKQYEDAEFVFEDDGRFICAGVVEKMSKRYFNVVNPDDVVAKYGADTFRMYEMFLGPVEMSKPWDTKGIEGVHRFLKKLWRLFFDELKGKIWDEEKATDAELKVLHKTIKKIEEDTERFSFNTGVSTFMICVNDLTDLKCHKKEVLEQLLILLTPYAPHISEELWSALGNSGTILDASFPKWNDKYLKETSKAYPVAINGKTRSELTIALDATQQQVEEIVLKDATVLKWLEGKQPKKIIYVKNKMINVVV
- a CDS encoding FtsX-like permease family protein, with the translated sequence MAQPGKGSIKRGKPSYFMSILGVSLVLFVLGLIGWLIISANKLGGEFKENVEVKAYLRGDLKPNDSIALMNYISSQPYVKSIEFVTKEQAHKIYLGDGNDDFGKVLDFNPLPNAIYFKMKQEYLHPDTLKNIKTTLEQQTYISEVEYQQALIEKLNNNIKKISLILLIIAAILAIVVIVLIDNTIRLAMFSNRFLIKTMQMVGATRMFIAKPMTTKAIMNGLISGVLATGAVLVAIFLAERLVPEMKAVHDNKMLVILFAMLILLGIAITLVSTYRSVNKYIKMKLDDLY
- a CDS encoding DUF3098 domain-containing protein; this translates as MSEQKTTPSIFSKQNYIWMLAGLALIAIGMFLMAGGKSENPAVFDTKEVYSTTRITIAPLLILAGLVVEVFAIFRKPKS
- a CDS encoding undecaprenyl-diphosphate phosphatase → MNIIEAIIIAVVEGLTEFLPISSTGHMIITEHMLGLGLTDADKNFVKLFTVSIQLGAILAVVVLYWRKFFEFRRWQFYAKLVVGVIPALILGYLFADKIDELLFNPTVVAIAMLAGGFVLLIIDNVFKKHPIESDDQMSFLNSFIIGCWQVLSMIPGVSRSAASIIGGMQQKLTRNLAAEFSFFLAVPTMFAATAYSLFVKNWNHNGVMQKGIKIITENSQNTTSFIVGNIVAFIVALLAIRFFINFLKIYGFKLFGIYRIIAGIILLILIFTGII
- a CDS encoding MFS transporter — protein: MQTASKKVVNGWAMYDWANSVYSLVITSTIFPAYFEGITGDDKEETINDTVVFFGREFVNTSLYNYALAIAFLVVAIMSPLLSSIADYRGNKKSFLRFFMTMGSIACSALFFFDASNLGFGLICMIIACIGYWSSVVFYNSFLPEIAAPADRDRISAKGFSYGYTGSVILQVICFVFVMKNDLFGITKGFASQLSFLLVGIWWFSFASFSLRRLPNSEPAGEMNNKNILSNGYKELRKVWHQLASLPLLKRYLGAFFFFNMGVQTVMLSATLYGKGELAIPTANLIISILIIQLIAIPGAYLISKLSARIGNLKALMLCVFLWIGICIAAYYIPKGGIYHFYVLAVIVGFVMGGIQSLSRSTYAKLMPVTKDTASFFSFYDVSEKIAIVIGMFSFGFITELTGSQRTSVLALMIFFIIGLFLLLYTKAAENKIVTN
- a CDS encoding MBL fold metallo-hydrolase, yielding MKLYSINTGYFKLDGGAMFGVVPKTIWNKINPADENNLCSWALRCMLIEDAGRLILVDNGNGDKQDAKFFSHYHLHGDDTLEKSLAKYGFSKNDITDVFLTHLHFDHCGGSIVREGDKLVPAFKNATYWSNLEHWNWAVHPNEREKASFLKENILPIEESGKLKFIPVAEMADARLGETEFTENISVRFVNGHTEAMMLPQIKYKDKTVVFMADLLPSAGHIPLPYVMGYDMFPMTTLNEKKSFLKEALENDYILFFEHDPKNECCNLQQTERGIKPKDFFKLEEI
- a CDS encoding flippase-like domain-containing protein, whose product is MKLNKKIKILVNYVLGPLLFIWLSYSLYKQISKQPDLPKAWDQLRQTPLTQVVIYIALVFLLMLLNWLIETWKWKLAIRKVQQVSLFKAFKAILSGVSFSATTPNRVGEYAGRVLFLDDGNRLRSIALTIVCSMSQLIITILMGCIGLLLLMNKISSAEIIAGNDNSLWLKIFLYGSMIVLAVMLLLYFRLSIFSKLAEKIPWLDKHLYLVKDLENTEIKLLVKLLLLSFARFIVFCLQYYLLFRLFNVEINWWQNLFVLSVVFLILAVIPTFAIADVAIRGDITWRLMKLFTINSLGVTMTIAAIWFINLVLPAIAGSLLIAGVRLFKKKELQN
- the ruvC gene encoding crossover junction endodeoxyribonuclease RuvC, giving the protein MQKQRKIILGIDPGTLITGYGIIECTGNSISLREMDVLKQSGKKDNYIRLQLIYKKVENLIKKYNPDEFAIEAPFFGKNVQSMLKLGRAQGVAIAAAISAGLPVTEYSPKKIKQSITGNGNADKDQVWKMLQRLLSLKEQPQYYDATDALAVAVCHHFQSSNAIGKTAKGLKGWDDFIKKNPGRIK
- a CDS encoding M20/M25/M40 family metallo-hydrolase; amino-acid sequence: MKKIIPLLLGAFVFQSITAQNVQQKINQFTKENEVNLINEYILFVGIPNVTKDSSNILRNAEFIKEMMEKRGIKTELLDGITPKVNPAVFGEIKVPGAKTTLAFYAHYDGQPVNPDKWTGGLKPFDPVFIDKPIEQGGKILKIRDAVSPEWRLTGRGSADDKAGVMTIISAYDALVKSGIPLKHNIKFFFEGEEELGSIHLDEIFNKHKEKLAADLWIIADGPRHVSGKKMIVFGVRGDVNMNLTVYGAKRPLHSGNYGSWAPNPAKLLVDLLASMKDEKGNVLVKNYYDDVVPLSTSEKEAISKIPNIEETLKLELEIAEPEGGGKSFIELLHLPTININGIRSADVGDLAANIIPVKAEATLDLRLVLGNEVDKQITKVIKHIESKGFHVIDHEPTDEERMKYGKLIKISHNQGYPAQRTSFDIPIVKDLTKAVQSTVNYPVVLLPSAGGSLPLYLFEKTLKTKVISVPVVNYDNNQHAENENMLVKYLWEGIETMAAIMVMEKK
- a CDS encoding GxxExxY protein, with product MTENEITQRILKSAFEVHTVLGPGLLESAYEECLYYQTTKDGLFIQRQVAMPLIYKEVKLDAGYRIDLLVERQVVVEIKVVESFNDIHLAQVLTYLKLSGCKVGLLLNFNVKSLKHGIKRVVL
- a CDS encoding HIT family protein — encoded protein: MTIFSKIIAGEIPSYKIAENEKFFAFLDIFPLREGHVLVVPKTEVDNLFDLPAEYLKEMLVFAQPIAKAIERSFNCNRCGISVIGLEVPHAHMHLIPISDSNDLNFTQAKLKASDESLKKVQERIIKNLTTA